The Vicinamibacterales bacterium DNA segment CACGGTGAGGCTGGCGTGCTCGTCGGGACACGAGCAATACGCGACGACGGGCCGTTTGTCGCGCAGCACCTTGTTGGCCATGATCTCGATGTCCACGATCGAGACGTTCATGGCGCCCGGGATGTGCCCCGCGTCGTAGCCGTGCGGGTCGCGGACGTCGATGGTCAGCACGGCGCCCTTCGCGTGGAGGGGCGTGAACTCCTTGACCGTGATCCGGGGAATCCGGGCCATCTCCTCCGCGGTGACGGGAGGCTGGCCGGCGGCGGAGGACGGCGCGGCGAGCCAGGCCGCGGCGACGACGACGGCGAAGGCGTATCGGAACATGGGCACTCCTCGCGAACGCGCGCCTACCGGCGCACCTTGGACGCCAGCCACGCCGTGCGCATCGACTTCTGCTCGGGCGTCACGGCGGCCCCGGTGGACTCGGCCGTCACGATCTCGATGCGGGGATCTTCCTCCAGCGTGACCGACGCCGTCACCGGATCGCCGCCGCTCCAGCGGACGAATCGGATGGGAATCGCCTGGCCGGGCGCGTGTTTCGACAGGACCTCGCTCACGGCCTGTGGGTTGGCGACGGCCACGCCGTCGAGCGCCACGATCTGATCGTCCTGTGCCAGCCCGGCCTTGTACAGCGGGGAGTCGAACGGCACCACGCCCACGCGGAGCCCGCCGGCGGACGCCTGGAGCGGCGCCGCGCCGAGCCACGCCTTGCCGGCCGCGCGCTTGCGCATCACGAGGCCCATCTTGGCCAGCAGCCGCGCGTAGTCGGGCACGTCGTGGCCCTGCACGTAGCTCGAGAAGAACTCGCGCGCGAAGACCGCGTTGCCCGAGAGCTGCGCCAGCCGGCCCTGCAGGTCCTCCATCGTGTAGGTCTTGGCCACGACGCCGGGCGGGGCCTTCATGCCCGGCACGCCGTACTCGCGCCACATGAGCTGCATGTAGTCGTCGAGCGTCACCTTGCCGCTCGTCATGTCGCGAAGCGACAGGTCCATCGCCAGGCCCAGCGCGGCGCCCCACGTGTAGTAGGAGATGAAGGTGTTCTGCCAGTTCGTCCGATCGATGCTGACGGCGGCGTCCACGAACGGCGCCAGCTGCGACATTTGCTCGGCCGTCCGGAACGTGCGTCCGGGCGAC contains these protein-coding regions:
- a CDS encoding rhodanese-like domain-containing protein, whose product is MFRYAFAVVVAAAWLAAPSSAAGQPPVTAEEMARIPRITVKEFTPLHAKGAVLTIDVRDPHGYDAGHIPGAMNVSIVDIEIMANKVLRDKRPVVAYCSCPDEHASLTVAAKLARVGVKDIKVLVGGWDAWKKSGGKVELTPTQ